A single window of Nicotiana sylvestris chromosome 3, ASM39365v2, whole genome shotgun sequence DNA harbors:
- the LOC104242596 gene encoding vacuolar-processing enzyme alpha-isozyme-like, with amino-acid sequence MPSGEDVYANDLINVLKMRHASGTFDRLVSGVNLEACESGSMFDGLLPEGLDIYVTTASKPDENSWATDVHDRTADSVAGQYDRVRACTIVANRTAANLTHGFYGSHIMEYGDIVV; translated from the exons ATGCCAAGTGGAGAAGATGTTTATGCAAATGATCTGATTAATGTGTTGAAAATGAGGCATGCTTCAGGGACATTTGACAGATTGGTAAGTG GTGTAAACCTAGAAGCTTGTGAGTCTGGTAGCATGTTTGATGGTCTTCTTCCCGAAGGTCTCGACATCTATGTCACCACTGCATCAAAACCCGATGAGAACAGTTGGGCAAC TGATGTACATGATCGAACAGCTGACAGTGTGGCGGGACAGTATGACCGTGTAAGAGCTTGTACTATT GTTGCAAACAGAACTGCAGCCAACTTAACACATGGTTTCTACGGCTcccatatcatggaatatggtgatatagttgtttaa